From Saccharothrix espanaensis DSM 44229, the proteins below share one genomic window:
- a CDS encoding NADP-dependent oxidoreductase: MTNTMRAIRQTALGGPEVLELVEIERPTAGPGKMLVQVVAAGVNPIDWKVREHGYWFRPPLVPGWDVSGVVVDPGPGENRFQAGDEVFGMPCFPEVGGGYAEYVAAPARHFARKPAALDHVDAAALPLAVLTGWQALTDAARLQPGQRVLVHAAAGGVGHLTVQLAKALGAHVTGTASAAKHALLRDLGADDLVDYRTEDFTAVDPVDVVVDLIGGDYASRSLRVLKPGGVYVAVAVPNDVDTVRAEAEPLGIRATSVLVTPDHTALERVAGLVAEGRLRPVVAETFPLADAAKAQELGETNRTTGKIVLTV; encoded by the coding sequence ATGACGAACACGATGCGCGCCATCCGCCAGACCGCGCTGGGCGGCCCCGAGGTGCTGGAGCTGGTGGAGATCGAACGGCCCACCGCCGGACCCGGGAAGATGCTGGTCCAGGTGGTCGCGGCCGGCGTGAACCCGATCGACTGGAAGGTCCGCGAGCACGGCTACTGGTTCCGCCCGCCGCTGGTCCCCGGCTGGGACGTCTCCGGCGTCGTGGTCGACCCCGGCCCCGGCGAGAACCGGTTCCAGGCCGGTGACGAGGTGTTCGGGATGCCCTGCTTCCCCGAGGTCGGCGGTGGTTACGCCGAGTACGTCGCGGCACCCGCCCGGCACTTCGCCCGCAAGCCCGCGGCGCTGGACCACGTCGACGCGGCGGCCCTGCCGCTGGCCGTGCTCACCGGCTGGCAGGCGCTCACCGACGCGGCCCGCCTCCAGCCCGGTCAGCGGGTCCTGGTGCACGCCGCCGCGGGCGGGGTCGGCCACCTGACCGTGCAGCTCGCCAAGGCCCTCGGCGCGCACGTCACGGGCACCGCGAGCGCCGCCAAGCACGCCCTGCTGCGCGACCTCGGCGCGGACGACCTGGTCGACTACCGCACCGAGGACTTCACCGCCGTCGACCCGGTGGACGTCGTGGTCGACCTGATCGGCGGCGACTACGCGAGCCGGTCCCTGCGGGTCCTCAAGCCGGGCGGTGTCTACGTGGCCGTCGCGGTGCCCAACGACGTGGACACCGTCCGGGCCGAGGCGGAGCCGCTCGGGATCCGGGCCACGTCGGTGCTGGTCACCCCCGACCACACCGCGCTGGAGCGGGTCGCCGGGCTGGTGGCCGAGGGCCGGCTGCGGCCGGTGGTGGCCGAGACGTTCCCGCTCGCCGACGCCGCCAAGGCGCAGGAACTCGGCGAGACCAACCGCACCACCGGCAAGATCGTGCTGACCGTCTGA
- a CDS encoding glycosyltransferase family 4 protein, with the protein MRVLMLSWEYPPVVVGGLGRHVHAVATELARQGHDVVVLCRQPTGSDAVTHPTSDSPVEGVRLVRVAEDPAHLVFERDLVAWTLAMGHAMTRAGLALLRGWRPEVVHAHDWLVTHAAIALAEAAGVPLVATVHATEAGRHSGWLSQTLNQQVHSVEWWLANRADSLITCSAAMRTEVAHLFEVDPAGITVLHNGIEPRRWRVRPAGVAAAREEFAADGPLLLFFGRLEWEKGVQDLIAALPRIRRAHRGTRVVVAGGGTHRDWLVEQARKHRVLRSVRFVGHLPDRTLAAVLAAADAVVLPSRYEPFGIVALEAAAAGTPLVASTAGGLGEVVLDGVTGLSFAPGDVDGLARAVRSVLADRPAAVRRAKAAKARLGTDFDWARIAADTAGVYRAAAAREHGPLGRPKIATGNAFL; encoded by the coding sequence ATGCGCGTGCTGATGTTGTCGTGGGAGTACCCGCCGGTCGTAGTGGGCGGGCTGGGTCGGCACGTGCACGCCGTGGCGACCGAACTGGCCCGGCAGGGGCACGACGTCGTCGTGCTGTGCCGTCAGCCCACCGGGTCCGACGCCGTCACGCACCCGACGTCGGACTCGCCGGTGGAGGGCGTCCGGCTGGTCCGGGTCGCCGAGGACCCGGCGCACCTGGTGTTCGAGCGCGACCTGGTGGCGTGGACGCTGGCCATGGGCCACGCGATGACCCGCGCGGGCCTGGCGCTGCTGCGCGGGTGGCGGCCGGAGGTCGTGCACGCGCACGACTGGCTGGTCACCCACGCCGCGATAGCCCTCGCCGAGGCCGCCGGCGTGCCGCTGGTGGCCACCGTGCACGCCACCGAGGCCGGCCGGCACAGCGGGTGGCTGTCCCAGACGCTCAACCAGCAGGTGCACTCGGTGGAGTGGTGGCTGGCCAACCGGGCCGACTCGCTGATCACCTGCTCCGCGGCGATGCGGACCGAGGTGGCCCACCTGTTCGAGGTCGACCCGGCCGGGATCACCGTGCTGCACAACGGGATCGAGCCCCGGCGGTGGCGGGTGCGGCCGGCCGGGGTGGCGGCGGCGCGCGAAGAGTTCGCCGCCGACGGCCCGCTGCTGCTGTTCTTCGGGCGGCTGGAGTGGGAGAAGGGCGTCCAGGACCTGATCGCGGCGCTGCCCCGGATCCGCCGGGCGCACCGGGGCACCCGGGTGGTGGTGGCGGGCGGCGGCACGCACCGCGACTGGCTGGTGGAGCAGGCCCGCAAGCACCGGGTGCTGCGGTCGGTGCGGTTCGTCGGGCACCTGCCGGACCGCACGCTCGCGGCCGTGCTGGCGGCGGCCGACGCCGTCGTGCTGCCCAGCCGGTACGAGCCGTTCGGGATCGTGGCGCTGGAGGCGGCGGCCGCCGGGACGCCGCTGGTCGCGTCCACCGCGGGCGGGTTGGGCGAGGTCGTGCTGGACGGCGTGACCGGGCTGTCGTTCGCGCCGGGTGACGTGGACGGGCTGGCGCGGGCCGTGCGCTCGGTGCTGGCCGACCGGCCCGCCGCCGTGCGCCGGGCGAAGGCCGCGAAAGCCCGGCTGGGCACCGATTTCGACTGGGCCCGGATCGCCGCGGACACCGCCGGCGTCTACCGGGCGGCGGCCGCCCGGGAGCACGGGCCGCTCGGCCGGCCCAAGATCGCCACCGGCAACGCCTTCCTGTGA